A stretch of DNA from Bradyrhizobium algeriense:
CCGTTGCGCGTCACTCGCGCCTTTGCGTCCGCTGCCGCGAGCATCGGGCAGAAGTCGTGATCTTGCAGGTGCAACCGATTTGTTCCCAATGCGGCATCCAGTCGTCAGCCGCTCTGTTAGGTGTCCCAGAGAATGCCTCGCTTTTTCTTCGATCTCATCTTCGATCAATATGTGGTTCTGGACCCCGGAGGAATGTTGTTCGAACACGCCACCAGCGCAGCGGCGGCCGCTGACGAAATGGCGCGGCATCTTGTGGTTTCGCGGCCCGAACTGCGGAACAGCGGCGGCTGGATACGGGTCAGGGATGA
This window harbors:
- a CDS encoding DUF6894 family protein; amino-acid sequence: MPRFFFDLIFDQYVVLDPGGMLFEHATSAAAAADEMARHLVVSRPELRNSGGWIRVRDERRNEVCRSSVNPDAAEDSTSYAPAKRANTRT